From Shewanella psychrophila, a single genomic window includes:
- a CDS encoding F0F1 ATP synthase subunit epsilon, translating to MAAMTVQLDIVSAESSIYSGLVAHLQVTGGEGDLGIMPGHAPLLTNIKPGMARIVKQDGKEEVFYLSGGILEVQPSSVSVLADVVMRADEIDEQAAVEAKRHAEAAMAEAGADFNYAAAAVELAQAIAQLRVVETIKKNIAR from the coding sequence ATGGCAGCCATGACAGTACAGCTTGATATTGTAAGTGCAGAAAGCAGCATCTACTCTGGTCTTGTAGCACACCTACAAGTTACCGGTGGAGAAGGCGACCTGGGTATTATGCCTGGTCACGCACCTCTGCTTACTAATATCAAACCTGGCATGGCGCGCATCGTCAAGCAAGACGGAAAAGAAGAGGTGTTCTACCTTTCGGGTGGTATCCTGGAAGTACAACCTTCTTCTGTTTCAGTATTGGCTGACGTCGTTATGCGTGCCGATGAAATTGACGAGCAAGCAGCTGTTGAAGCTAAACGCCACGCCGAAGCCGCTATGGCCGAAGCTGGTGCAGACTTCAATTATGCAGCTGCAGCAGTTGAGCTAGCCCAGGCTATCGCTCAGTTGCGTGTTGTCGAAACCATCAAGAAGAACATTGCCAGATAA
- the atpD gene encoding F0F1 ATP synthase subunit beta translates to MSTGTVVQVIGAVVDVEFPQDAVPQIYDALEIKSEGLVLEVQQQIGGGVVRTIAMGSSDGLRRGLEVTNTGSPISVPVGSATLGRIMNVLGEPIDEAGAIGEEDRYVIHRDAPSYEDQSSTTELLETGIKVIDLICPFAKGGKVGLFGGAGVGKTVNMMELINNIAKAHSGLSVFAGVGERTREGNDFYYEMEDSGVLDKVAMVYGQMNEPPGNRLRVALTGLTMAEKFRDEGKDVLFFVDNIYRYTLAGTEVSALLGRMPSAVGYQPTLAEEMGVLQERITSTKTGSITSVQAVYVPADDLTDPSPATTFAHLDATVVLSRNIASMGIYPAVDPLDSTSRQLDPLVVGQEHYDIANGVQTVLQRYKELKDIIAILGMDELSDEDKTTVARARKIEKYLSQPFFVAEVFTGSPGKYVSLKDTIRGFKGILEGEFDHLPEQAFYMVGSIDEAVEKANKK, encoded by the coding sequence ATGAGCACAGGTACTGTTGTCCAAGTTATTGGCGCGGTTGTGGACGTTGAGTTTCCACAAGATGCCGTACCTCAGATATATGACGCTCTAGAGATCAAAAGTGAAGGCTTGGTGCTGGAAGTCCAGCAGCAAATCGGTGGCGGTGTAGTTCGTACTATCGCCATGGGTTCTTCAGATGGTCTGCGTCGTGGTCTTGAGGTGACAAACACAGGTTCACCAATTTCTGTTCCGGTTGGGTCTGCGACTCTAGGCCGTATCATGAACGTATTGGGCGAGCCTATTGATGAAGCGGGTGCTATCGGTGAAGAAGATCGCTATGTGATCCACCGTGACGCTCCTTCATATGAAGATCAATCAAGCACAACTGAACTTTTAGAGACTGGCATCAAGGTTATTGACCTTATCTGTCCGTTTGCTAAGGGTGGTAAAGTTGGTCTGTTTGGTGGTGCTGGTGTTGGTAAGACCGTCAACATGATGGAACTTATTAACAACATCGCTAAAGCACACTCAGGTTTATCTGTATTTGCTGGTGTAGGTGAGCGTACTCGTGAGGGTAACGATTTCTACTACGAGATGGAAGATTCTGGCGTTCTCGATAAAGTGGCCATGGTATATGGTCAGATGAACGAGCCTCCAGGAAACCGTCTACGTGTGGCACTTACTGGTCTGACTATGGCTGAGAAGTTCCGTGACGAAGGTAAAGATGTACTTTTCTTCGTTGATAACATCTATCGTTACACCTTAGCGGGTACTGAAGTATCTGCACTGCTAGGCCGTATGCCTTCAGCGGTAGGTTACCAGCCAACTTTGGCTGAAGAGATGGGTGTACTTCAGGAGCGTATTACATCGACTAAGACAGGGTCAATTACCTCTGTTCAAGCCGTTTACGTACCTGCGGATGATTTAACGGATCCGTCACCAGCAACAACCTTCGCTCACTTAGATGCGACTGTTGTATTGTCACGTAATATCGCTTCTATGGGTATTTACCCAGCGGTTGACCCATTGGATTCGACTTCACGTCAATTAGATCCTCTGGTTGTTGGTCAAGAGCATTATGATATTGCTAACGGTGTACAAACCGTACTTCAGCGCTATAAAGAGCTGAAAGATATTATTGCGATTCTAGGTATGGATGAATTATCTGATGAAGATAAGACTACCGTAGCTCGTGCTCGTAAGATTGAAAAATATCTTTCACAGCCTTTCTTCGTAGCTGAAGTATTCACCGGTTCTCCAGGTAAGTACGTTTCTCTTAAAGACACAATCCGTGGCTTTAAGGGCATTCTAGAGGGTGAGTTCGATCACCTTCCTGAGCAAGCGTTCTACATGGTTGGTTCTATCGACGAAGCCGTTGAGAAAGCTAACAAAAAATAA
- the atpG gene encoding F0F1 ATP synthase subunit gamma produces the protein MANAKEIKTKIASVQNTQKITSAMEMVAASKMRKAQDRMAASRPYAENMRKVIGHVAQGSLEYKHPYLEVREAKRVGYIVVSTDRGLCGGLNVNLFKKVVADVKKQGAAGAEVEFCPIGARSIQFFNSFGGKVSASASGLGDAPSLKDLIGTVRVMLEAYNEGKLDRLYVVFNKFVNTMSQTPVIEQLLPLPKSEDDEKSHHWDYLYEPDPKELLDTLLVRYVESQVYQGVVENIASEQAARMVAMKAATDNAGDLITDLELVYNKARQAAITQELSEIVSGAAAV, from the coding sequence ATGGCTAACGCTAAAGAGATTAAAACCAAGATCGCGAGTGTTCAAAATACTCAGAAGATCACGTCTGCAATGGAGATGGTTGCCGCGAGCAAAATGCGTAAAGCACAAGATCGCATGGCAGCGAGTCGTCCATATGCAGAAAATATGCGTAAGGTTATCGGTCACGTGGCGCAAGGTTCTCTCGAATATAAGCATCCATATTTGGAAGTGAGAGAGGCTAAGCGTGTTGGTTACATAGTTGTGTCAACCGACCGTGGTCTTTGTGGTGGTCTGAACGTCAATCTTTTTAAGAAGGTTGTCGCAGACGTGAAGAAGCAAGGTGCAGCCGGAGCAGAAGTTGAATTCTGTCCCATTGGTGCACGTAGCATACAATTCTTCAATAGCTTTGGCGGAAAAGTATCTGCTTCTGCATCGGGTTTAGGCGACGCTCCGTCGTTGAAAGATCTGATCGGAACAGTACGTGTCATGCTAGAAGCATACAACGAAGGCAAGCTGGATCGTCTGTACGTGGTATTCAACAAGTTTGTGAATACTATGAGTCAGACGCCTGTGATCGAGCAGCTGCTACCTTTGCCTAAGTCAGAAGATGATGAGAAGTCTCATCATTGGGACTACTTATACGAGCCAGATCCAAAAGAGCTTTTGGATACCTTACTGGTACGTTATGTGGAGTCTCAAGTTTACCAAGGTGTTGTCGAGAATATTGCATCTGAGCAGGCGGCTCGTATGGTCGCCATGAAAGCTGCAACAGACAATGCCGGTGATCTTATCACTGACTTGGAGTTGGTCTATAACAAGGCCCGTCAGGCTGCGATTACGCAGGAACTGTCGGAAATTGTTTCAGGTGCCGCTGCCGTTTAG
- the atpA gene encoding F0F1 ATP synthase subunit alpha translates to MQLNSTEISDLIKQRIEQFEVVSEARNEGTIVAVSDGIIRIHGLADVMQGEMIELPGNRYAIALNLERDSVGAVVMGPYATLAEGDKVKTTGRILEVPVGRGLLGRVVNTLGEPIDGKGPIDNDGFSPVEVIAPGVIERKSVSQPVQTGYKAVDSMIPIGRGQRELIIGDRQIGKTALAIDAIINQKDTGIKCVYVAVGQKASTIANVVRKLEEHGALANTIVVVATASEAAALQYLAPYSGCSMGEYFRDRGEDSLIVYDDLSKQAVAYRQISLLLKRPPGREAYPGDVFYLHSRLLERASRVNAEYVEKFTKGEVKGQTGSLTALPIIETQAGDVSAFVPTNVISITDGQIFLETDLFNSGLRPAVNPGISVSRVGGAAQTKIIKKLSGGIRSALAQYRELAAFSQFASDLDDATRAQLEHGERVTELMKQKQYAPMSVADQSVSIFSAEKGYLQSVELNKIGDFEASLLSYMNSEHADLMKTINDTGDYNADIEGELKAGLDKFVETQTW, encoded by the coding sequence ATGCAACTGAATTCCACTGAAATCAGCGATCTGATTAAACAGCGGATCGAGCAGTTCGAAGTCGTTAGTGAAGCTCGCAACGAAGGTACTATCGTTGCAGTAAGTGACGGCATCATTCGCATCCACGGCCTAGCCGACGTGATGCAGGGTGAAATGATCGAGCTGCCTGGTAACCGTTATGCAATCGCGTTGAACTTAGAACGTGATTCTGTCGGTGCCGTAGTAATGGGTCCTTATGCCACTTTGGCAGAAGGCGACAAAGTTAAAACAACTGGTCGTATTTTGGAAGTCCCAGTTGGCCGTGGTCTATTAGGCCGCGTAGTCAACACATTGGGTGAGCCAATCGACGGAAAAGGACCTATCGACAACGATGGTTTCTCTCCTGTTGAAGTAATCGCACCAGGTGTTATTGAACGTAAGTCAGTATCTCAGCCAGTTCAAACTGGTTATAAAGCCGTTGATTCTATGATCCCAATCGGTCGTGGACAACGTGAATTGATCATTGGTGATCGCCAAATCGGTAAAACCGCTTTAGCAATCGATGCCATCATCAATCAGAAAGATACTGGTATCAAGTGTGTATACGTAGCTGTAGGGCAGAAAGCTTCTACTATTGCTAACGTTGTACGTAAGCTTGAAGAGCACGGCGCATTGGCGAACACCATTGTTGTTGTTGCTACAGCTTCTGAAGCTGCTGCACTGCAATACTTGGCTCCATACTCTGGCTGTTCAATGGGTGAGTACTTCCGCGACCGCGGTGAAGATTCACTGATTGTCTATGATGATCTTTCTAAGCAAGCAGTTGCTTATCGTCAGATCTCATTGTTGCTTAAGCGTCCACCAGGACGTGAAGCATATCCAGGTGATGTATTCTATCTTCACTCTCGTCTGTTAGAACGTGCTTCACGTGTTAACGCTGAGTATGTTGAGAAGTTCACTAAAGGTGAAGTTAAAGGCCAGACTGGTTCTTTGACTGCTCTACCGATTATTGAAACTCAAGCGGGTGATGTATCTGCATTCGTACCGACTAACGTAATTTCGATTACCGATGGTCAGATCTTCCTTGAAACTGACCTGTTTAACTCTGGACTACGTCCTGCTGTTAACCCAGGTATTTCGGTTTCTCGTGTTGGTGGTGCGGCTCAGACTAAGATCATCAAGAAACTGTCTGGCGGTATTCGTAGCGCACTAGCACAGTATCGAGAGCTTGCAGCGTTCTCACAATTTGCATCTGACTTAGATGATGCAACTCGTGCTCAGCTTGAGCATGGTGAGCGTGTTACCGAACTAATGAAGCAAAAGCAATACGCACCTATGAGCGTTGCCGATCAGTCTGTGTCTATTTTCTCAGCTGAAAAAGGTTACCTACAGAGCGTTGAGCTGAATAAGATCGGTGATTTCGAAGCATCTCTGCTCTCATACATGAACAGCGAGCATGCTGACCTTATGAAGACCATCAACGATACTGGCGATTATAACGCTGACATCGAAGGTGAGTTGAAGGCTGGCCTCGATAAGTTCGTCGAAACCCAAACCTGGTAA